The window GACCGATGCGGTATGTGCCATCAGGTCCGGCGGTGGGCCGGCCGAGAGTCGCACAGGTACGCTCAAAGGCGTTCGAAGCGATCATCTGTCGGAGTGGTGAAGGAGCGGTGATGCACTGTCCGTTCTGCCGTCACCCCGATTCACGAGTGGTCGATTCCCGCGAGACCGACGAGGGCCAGGCGATCCGCCGCCGCAGATCCTGCCCGGAATGCGGCCGAAGGTTCACGACCGTCGAGACGGCCGTGCTCGCGGTCGTCAAACGCAGCGGGGTGACCGAGCCTTTCAGCCGTGAGAAGGTCATCCGGGGCGTACGCCGTGCATGTCAGGGCCGTCAGGTCGACGACGACGCGCTCAACAAGCTGGCGCAGCAGGTCGAGGACGCGGTGCGGGCCACCGGTTCTCCGGAGGTCCCCGCGAACGAGGTGGGGCTGGCGATTCTCGGACCGCTACGTGATCTCGACGAGGTGGCCTATCTGCGGTTCGCGTCGGTGTACCGCTCGTTCTCCTCGGCGGAGGACTTCGAGCGTGAGATCGAGGCGCTGCGCGCCCACCGCGAGGTATCCGCGCGGAGTTAGGGCCAATACCGTTCAGTTAGTGGCTGATGACGGTGACGCTGGGTGGGTGTTCGGGTTGTGGCCAGTGTTGGTGCGCTGATCTTTTGACATGCCACTTGGGCATTTTGCGTTTGATCACGCGGGGAGCTGACCGTGTGCGGCGTGCCGGGTTGATGCGGTCGAGGAGGCGACGGAGGAACGCCTGCCAGTGAGGGTCGGCGGATCGGCGCCGGTTAGGGGGAAAAAGCGCCCTGATGGGCGACGGATTGGCGCACGACGCGCAACGCGGCGGTGAAGCTGAGTCGGTCCGGGTCGTGTCCGCTGTGGTGTGCGGCTTGGCTCATCAACGAGCGAATCGCGTAGTGGCAGCACAGGTATCCCCAGATCTCCTGCAGGACGAGGTCGGGCGACTTCGACCGCAGCACCACCTTCGACCCACGCTGGTGGGTCTTGAGTTCGTCGAAGACGCTCTCGATCTCCCAGCGCTGGGCGTACGCGGCCGCCAACTCGACCGCGGGTGCGGTGTCCGGGTCGGTCAGCGTGGTGAGCAACCGGTAGGCCACGGGGTTGTCGCGGCCGTCGTCGACGGTGTAGTCGATGACGCGAGCCAGCATTGGCTCGCCGTGTCGGTCCTTGGCCGCGCGCAGGTGGGCCAGCCACGAACCGTCGGCGAGATCCTCGACGTGAGTGGGGGTCGGGCCGTTGCGTCCGGTGCTCACGCGGAGGTGTCACGGTCGGGGTTCTACAAGTGGCGGGCTGGCCGCGATGTCGGGCCCACGCCGGCCCCGCGCGTCGGGCCGAGTTGGACGCCAAGGTTGGCGCGTTCCACGAGGCCTCCGGCGGCGTGTACGGGGCGCCGCGGATTCTGGCCGATCTGCGCGACGAGGTGAGACGGTGTCGCGCAAGACGGTGGCGGCCTCGCTGCGTCGCCAAGGCCTGGCCGGGATCTGCCCTCGCCGATTCGCCCGGCGACCACGGTGGTCGACCTGGATGCGCCGTTACCGAAGGACCTGTGGGGGGCCGGTTCGACACCGGCGAGCTGGACCGGGTGTGGACCTCCGACATCACCTATCTGCGCACCGGTGAGGGCTGGCTGTACGTGTGTTCGGTCCGTGACGGGTGCTCACGGCGGGTGATCGGCTGGGCCCTTGATAATCACATGGGCACCGACCTCGTCGAGTCTGCGCTGTCGATGGCGGTCGCGATGCGCGGCGAACCGGCCGACGAGGTCGTCTTTCACGCCGACCGCGGCTGTCAGTACACCTCGGCCCAGCTGGCCCGGTTCGCCGATCAACACAACCTCGCCCGATCTGTCGGGCGCACCGGCGTGTGCCTGTTGACCGGCTAATCGGGGACGGTACTGGCATGTAAACGACACGCCAGCAAGGAAAATGCTTGACCGGTGGGGGCCGGCGGGGTTGCACTTGTCTCATGACGATTCAGCATCAGCTGCGTCTGCAAGCAGGCACCGATGTCGCCTGGGTGTTGTCCGGTCCGGGTTGCGGGAAGTATGCGTTGGTCAACGAATACCTCAGGTATCTGGCCGACCGGAATTACTCTCCTCGCACGCTGCGGGCCTACGGCTATGACCTGTTGGCATTCTGCCGGTGGCTCGGCAGCGTCGACGTCGAGTTGAGTTCAGTGACCACCGAGACCGTGCTCGACTTCATGCGGCACTGCAGGCAGACTCCGATCGCGGGACGCCCCACCAACGTGGTGTCGATGACCGGCACGCGTCTCGACCGTTACTCGTCGACCACCATCAATCACCGGCTTGCCGCGTTGACGGGGCTGTTCACCTTCCGGGAGCTGCGTGACCCCGGACTGCGTACCCCAATCCCCAGCGGCCGCGAAGCGCGGCGGGTCAGCGCCGAGGAACGCAACGGCCTGCTCGGACATCTGGTGAGGCCGAAACGCCGATCGGCGCTGCGCCTGCGTGAACCGCGGCGGCTTCCGCGGGCTTTGAATCGCCGCGAGACCGCCGAGCTGTTATCGAGCCTGCGAACCTGGCGTGACCGAGCGCTGGCCGGGCTGATGTTGTTGTCCGGGTTGAGATCCGGGGAACTGCTCACCCTCGACGTGACTGACGTCGATATCGGAGCCCGCTGGGTGAAGGTGATGGGCAAAGGCGCCAAGGAACGCCGCGTGCCCCTCGATGTGGAGGTCGCAGGGCTGATCCAAACGTATCTTCTCGTCGAGCGACCCGAATCGGACAGCAACCGCCTTTTCCTGGTCGCCAAAGGCCCCCACCGGGGTCAGCCGTTGACCGCGGCCGGACTGCGCACCATCTTCCGGTATCACCGGATCAAGTCCGGAGTGCTCGCCGGTCACCCGCATGCGTTACGTCATACCTTCGGCACCGCGATGGCCGAGGCCGGTGTGGATCTAGCGGTGATGCAGGCACTGCTCGGACACGCCCACATCGACACCACAGCCCGCTACATCCATCTGGCACCCACCCATGTCAAGGCGGAATACGATGCTGCCCGAACACGATTACGCTCCCACACCTGAAACACCGGCGCAGATCTACGCCGCCTACCTGGTGCACCTACAACGCCGGGACCGCGGCAACACCGCCTACGCCCAGGCCGCCCGATCGTTCCTGCGGCGCTGGCCCCGAGTCCAGTCATGGGCCGACATCCCACTCGATGAGCAGCTGGCGGCGAACTGCTCGACACGCCCATTCGTCACCTTCTTGATGGTCAGCCGACGGTTGCAACCGGGCTACGACTACCTCGTTCACCGCAAGCTGTCGAGTCTGTGGCATGAGCTGACCGACAGTTGCCTGCAACCCGACCTCGATCAGTTCATCAGCGCAGCACTGGAACTGGGTTTCACCGAACGGGTCGCCTCGGCCATCGGCTCGCAGATCATCGCCCGGCTGCTGATCCAGACCGGCCGCCCCTTGACCGGCCTGCGGGAAAGCGACCTGCAGGAGTTGCTGCACGCCTGCCATGTTCGCCAAGAACGTACCGGACGCGGCGCCAAGCACTATCGCAGCACCACCCACAGTGCCCGCCAGATTCTGTTCCACCTCGGCATTCTTGATACACAGGCACGGCCGGCGGTCACTGCGTTGACCCTCGAGCAGCGGATGGTCGACGTTCCTGTCGCGCTGCGACCGGCGTTCGTGGCCTACCTGAACCGCAAATACGCCACCTGCGTGCCCAAAACGGTCAGTTCCCTGGCCACCCGATTGGCCCATTTCGGCCGGTACCTCGCCGCCGCCGACCCCAGCTTGACCTCCCTGAACCAACTGGACCGCCGCAGGCACATCGAACCGTTCATCACCTCGCTGACCACAGCCACCAACAGCGTCACCGGTGAGCCGATCACCGTCGCAGACCGGATCAGACGCATCCACGCGGTGGGAAACTTCCTAGCCGAGATCACCGAATGGGGATGGGACGACGCGCCACCGCGGCGCCTGATCTTCCGCACCGACCTGCCACGGCCACCCCGCTGCCTGCCCCGATACCTGCCCGTCGACTCCGACCGCAAACTCACTGCCGCACTGGCAAAATCACCCTACCGACTGGCCGCTGACGCACTGCTGGTGCAGCGAGCATGCGGACTGCGCATCGGTGAACTGCTCGACCTCGAACTCGACTGCATCCACGAGATCCCCGGCCAAGGATCCTGGCTCAAAGTTCCCCTCGGCAAGCTCAACTCCGAACGCATGATCCCCGTCGACGACGAGGTCCTCACCCTCGTGGACCGGATCACCACAACCCGCTCATCGGGCCGACCGATGATCCACCCCCGCACCGGAGCCCCAGCCGACTTCCTGTTCACCCACCACGGAAAACGACTCTCCCAGAACGCAGTACGTGAAGAATTGAACCGGGCAGCACAGGCCGCCAGCCTGGGACACATCACACCGCACCAACTGCGACACACCTACGCCACCGCGCTGATCAACGCCGGAGTCTCCCTGCAAGCACTCATGGCATTACTCGGCCACGTCTCCACCCAGATGAGCCTGCGCTACGCCCACCTCTTCGACCACACCGTACGCACCGAATACGAACGCGCCCTGGATCTGGCGAAGAGCCATATCGGAGCGCTGCCGAAAACCGCAGTCGGGCTGCCCATCACCGACATCACCGGCACCGGATGGAAGGACACACCGGCCATCAAATCCCGCCTCGCCGGCGGATACTGCCTACGCGCACCCGCGCAAGGATCCTGCCCCTACGCCAACATCTGCGAACACTGCCCAAGCTTTCACACCGACTCCACCCACCTGGCCGTCCTCGCCGCCCAACGCATCGACGCCCAAGATCTGGCAGCAGACGCAGAAAAACGAGGATGGATCGACGAAGCAGAGCGCCACCACAACCTCGTCTCCCGACTCGACGCACTCATCACCGGATCGGCATCCGCATGAATGAACCCGCCCTGCTCCGAGTCGAGCGCGTCTGCGCCGAACTCGCCACCTCAGGCCAACCCATCACCTTCACCACCGTGGCCGAACACGCCCAGATCAGCCGCGCGACGCTCTACCGCGACCACCAGCTCCGCGCCATCGTCGACGAACACCGCACCCGACAAACCGACGCCCGCACCCTGACCGGCCTGGCCACCGAAGTCGCACACCTGCGCACCGCCGTCGAAGCACTCGCCGCAGGAGTCAAACGCCACGAAGAACAAATCCGCAAGCTCACCAAACCACCCCGACGATGAACCATTCCGCCCAACACCGCGAGTCCATGAGCCCGGATTAGCCGGTCAATGCGGGGACAACGCTGCAGCCGAATCATTCTGGGCCACTGGAAGTCGAGTTCTACGACCGATATCTGTGGCTCAGCCGCGCGGCAGCTAAGCTGGCCGTCGGCGACTGGATCGAGAGGGTGTACAATCGGTGCCGACGCCACTCGGCGCTCGGCCCTCGGCATAATCAGTCCGGTCGACTACGAGGGTCGATTCAATCAGACGGCAATAGCCGCCTGACCCTGTGTCCACCAACGGGGTCAAGCCCACTTGGTCCTGTGGGTGGTGAGGTTCTCGCAGTCTAGATGCACGTCCAGGTCGGCGGGGCCCGCCTTGTCGATGCTGATCATGAATTTCTTGAACTCGACCGCGCAGTGTCTGGGGTGCAGTTCACCAATCACGGTGCCGCCGGCGATGTCGAAGGTCGCTAACAGGCTGGTGACGCCGTTGCAGGGGTAATCATGCTGCGCTGCTCATCCACCCAGAACACCACGGCTTTTTCCGGCGGATTGTGGCACAGTCCAACGACATCGACGACCTTGGCCGTGAACGACGGATCGGTGGAAAGCTCCGACGAGTCGGCAAGGAGAACAGGGACGCGACAGTCAGCCCGCCAATGGCGGGTCGAGGTTCCCGTGGTCCGATGCGTTCGGCCAGTCCCAGGATGCTCTATGTCTTGGATTTGTAGATAGGATGGCGGCAACGCGACACCAATTATTCCGAACGTCTTTGCGGTGTCGGCGTCCGGTGAGCGCTATCAGGTGTTGTGGCAGGTGGCGAGTCCCAGCTCCATTTCCGGCGCACCCATCAGCCAAGGCCAGACTTCGTCCGGCAAGGTTTATTTCGATGTGACGGGTGCCGATCCGATGGCGGTCATCTATGCCAATGGCGGGTCGACTCCGGCGATGATGTGGTGCTGCAGCGGCAACATGATGATGCCGATGCAAATGCCCATGCCCATGCAGATGTCGATGCCGATGCCGATGCCGATGGCCGACTGTCCTTCCTGCGCAGGCGGCATGATGGCCGACTGTCCTTCTTGCCCCGGCACCATGTAATGGCTTGTCACATGGGCGGTAGTGTCCTTGTCTCGCAATGACTTCCGGACACCGTTCGGTCGTTTCGCAGCGCGAAACCTGCATCGATGACGATGGGGCTCAGCTGACTAGTTGCCAAACCGGTCCGGCGATGATGCCCAGAAGGAGGCTGAGCGCGGCGGCCAACACTGCGGCGCGGGCGGGCCAATGCTGGGCCGCCGGTGCGTCGGCATCCCCGGCCGTGTCGGGGCGCGCGAAGGCAGGAATGATCCAGCGCAGGTAATAGTACAGGCTGACCAGCGTGTTGACGAACACGACGACGGCCAGCCACGCGAACTGGCCGTCCCAGGCTGCGGCGGCGGTGGTCACCTTGCCGATGAACACCGCGGTGGGCGGGGTGCCCACCAGACCAAGTAGCGCCACCACCAACGCAGCCGCTAGCCACGGGCGGCTTCGCGCCAAACCGCGGTAGGAATCCAGATCCCGGTGCCCCGGCAGGGCCGCGGTCACCGCGAACGCCGCGATATTGGTGACGGTATAGCCAGCCAGGTAGAACAACAGCGACGGCAGAGCTAACTCGCTGCGGCCGGCCACCGTGATCGGCACGAGAAGATACCCGACCTGGCTGACCGTGGACCAGCCCAATAGCCGACGCGGATCGTGCTGCCAATAGGCGGTCAGGTTGCCCAAAGTCATGCTGGCGACGGCGAATACGGCGATCAGCACCGGCCAAGCCAGGCTGTCGGGCAGCACTGTGGTGAGCCGATACAGCGCCACCAGGGCCCCGATCTTGGGCACGGTCGTGAGAAACGTCGCCGCCGTGGCGCTAGCGCCCTGCGCAGCGTCGGGCACCCAAAAGTGCGCCGGCACACCACCGGCCTCAAACATCAGGCCCGCCAGCACCCCGACCACTCCGGCCGCGACCGCCACCGCCGGAACGCCACCCAGGGCCATGGCCAGCTGCGGGTACCTCGTGGCGCCGGTGAGGCCGTACAGAATCGTGACGCCCAGCATCAGCAGGATCCCGAACAACGCACCCATCAGATAGGCCTTCATGGCGGCCTCAGCCGCGGCCGCCGAGCGCACCAAACCCACCAGCCCGTAAAGCGGGATGCTGGCCAGAAAGTATCCGGCCACCAACAGCAACAGGTCCTCAGCACCAGCCAGAACGAGAACGCCCGCGGCCGAAAACATCAGCAGCGCATAGGTTTCAGCCTCCCGCGGCGAATCCCGCATCTCTGCGCCGGCCACCGCCCAGATCAACAGCAATCCCGCGGCACAAGCGATCCGAGCTACGCCGGTCGCGGTGTCAACGGAAAACGCGCCCTCGAAAGCCATTTGATCCGGCCCGGCCATCTGCACGACTGTGACGCCGACGACGCCGACCTGCGCCGCGGCCACCATCACCCCAACCCACCACTGCCGCCGCCGGGGCAGAAACGAGCCCGCGATCAGCGCCACCAGACCGGCGCCGAACATCACCATCTCCGGTGCCATGAGCATCGGCCGCATTGCCGCGTCGGGATTCACCGTTTATCTCCCGACGAGCGCGACGAGTGCGGCGGCAGCCGGTTCGATCAGATCCAGCAACGGTCGAGGCACTAGCCCGATGGCCACACTGAGCACGAGAAGTATTGACACCGACGCGGTCTCATGGACCCGCAGATCGGTGAAGCCGACCGCGTGCCCACGTGTTGGGCCGGTGAAGACGCGCTGCAGCGCGCGCAGGAACAGCGCGGCGGTAATCAGAATGCCCGGCAGAGCCAACGCCGTGACCGGGGCGGCTGCGATGCTGCCGGCGAAGATCTGGAATTCGGCGATGAAACCGGAAAAGCCCGGCAGTCCCAGTGAGGCGAACGCACCGACGGCGAACAGCGCGGCCAGCTTGGGCGCCGGGCCGGCCAGACCGCCGTAGGAGTCCATGTCGTAGCTGCCCGCTCGCTCGTAGAACACCCCGGCGAGCAGGAACAGCGCCGCGGTGATGAGGCCGTGGCTGACCATCTGGGTGACCGCACCGACCACCGCGACCTCTCGGGCATCGGCGGTACCGCTGGTGATGAGTCCGGCAGCCCCGACGGCCACCACGATGTAGCCCATGTGGTTGACCGAGGTGTAGGCGATCATGCGTTTAAGGTCGCTTTGGGCCAGCGCGACCAGCGCCCCGTACAGGACCGATACGACGCCGACGGCGATGATCGGCCACGCCCACTCGCGCCATGCCTGCGGCAGCATCGGCATCGCCACCCGCACGAATCCATAGGTGCCCATTTTCAGCAGCACCCCGGCCAGCACCGCCGACCCGACGGCCGGCGCGTCGGTGTGCGCCGGCGGCAGCCAGGTATGAAACGGCACCGTGGGCGTCTTGATCGCCAGCCCCAGCAGGATCGCCGCCAGCACCAAGCCGCCCGCCAGCGGGCTGCCCGCCAACGGTGTGCTGGCAGCCAGCTCCACCATGTCGAAAGTGTGCGGATCGGCGGCGATGTAGAGGCCGATAAAACCCACCAGCAGCGCCAGCGATCCCAGGAAGGTGTAGAGGAAGAACTTCAGCGCCGAGCGGGCCGCGTCGCCGTGTCCCCAGCCAGCAATGACGAAGTACATCGCCACGATCGACAGATCAAAGAACACGAAGAACAAGATCAGATCCGCCGCCACGAACAAACCGAGGCTGACACTCTGCAAAAACAGAAACAACGCAGCCTGCAGCCGCGGCCGGTCCTCGCTGCGCAGCCCATAGACGGCGCAGGCCAGGAATATCACCGCGGTCATCACCACCAGCGGCAGCGACAGGCCATCGACGCCGACGTGGTAGCTGCTGTTGACGCCGGGAATCCAGGGAACCTGCTCCTCGAACGCCAACTCGTTGATCCCCGGCGCGTCGTAGCGCGCCCACACCACCACGATCAGCGCCACGTCGATCGCGGTGACCGCGGCCCACATCGCGTTGGCGGCCCGGCCGCCGAGCCGGGGCGCGGCCAGCAGCGCCAGCGCAGCGGCCAGCGGCAAGAATACGATCACACTGAGCACGACGTCACCTCACCGTCACCATGAGCACGAAGCCGGCGACCAGCAACACCCCGGCGGCCAAGTAGTACTGGTGCAGCTGACCCGTTTGGGGTCGGCGCGCCAGCTGGCCCAACCGCCCCACCCGCGCGGCCACCGCTTCCACGGCGCGGTCCACACCAGCGGTGTCGGTCTGGGCTGCCCGGCGCGCCGCGCGTAACACCGCGCTCGCCGTGGCGTCGACCGCCTTGTCCAGGACGTTGTCATCGAAACGGGCCGCCATCCGGGCGGCACCCATGGTCGGGGCCACAACCAGCAGGTGCGCGGCGCGCTGAAGCCCCAACCACGATGCGGCCCAACGCGGCTCGGGTACACCCCAGCGCGCCACCGCTGCCACCACGACAAGGGCAAGGGCCGCCGAACCGACCAGCGCGGCCACGCCCGGATGTGAGATCGGCTGGCCGCCGTCGAGGGCGCGCGCGACGATGGAGCCCAGCGGAGGCAATGCCAGCACACCCGACACCGCGGCCCCCACGGCGAGGACCACAAGCGGCGCCTGCTCGAGACCGGTGAGCCGACGCGGTACCCCGCGGGACGGCGCGGCCTGTGCGGGGCCGGTGCCGTCAGTCGACGGCTTGGCCCAGATCACCACCAGCATCTTGGCCGCATAGGCCGCCGACAGCGCCGAGGCGAGTAATCCCAGCCCGTACAACGCGGGGGAGTGTTGCGCTGCTGCGGTCAACACCGCGTCCTTGGTCGCCCACAACGACAGCGGCGCGATCCCGGCCAGCGTGAGTGCCGCGATGGTGGCCGAGGACCCCACCACCCGCCAGCGGCGCGCCACACCGCCGAGGTCGTCCAGACGCTGAGTGCCCAGCAGCGAAAACCACACTCCCGCGGCGAGGAACAGGCCGGCCTTGGTGGCGGCGTGCGCAACCAGATGCGCGGCGCCGCCGCCGACGGCGGCCACACCGGCGGCCATCACCACGAATCCCAGCTGGGCGGCGGTGGACGCGGCGAGCAGCTGCTTGATGTCGCGCTGGGCCACCGCGACCGCGCCGAGCACCACCGCGGTGAGCACGCCCACCCACGCCGCCGCGGTCGCGGCCCAGCCGGTCGCGGCCAGCAAGGGTTGTGTCCGCAACAACAAATAGCCGCCCATCGCCACCATCGCCGCTGAATGCAGCAGGGCGCTGACCGGGCTGGGGCCCGACATCGCCCGCGACAGCCAAAACGAGAACGGCAGCTGCGCGGCTTTGCCGAGCGCGGCCACGAGCACCCCGAGCGCGATGACATCGCGCCACCCGCCGGCGGCGTCGGAGAAACTGTTCAGCGCCATCCCCGCGCCGCCCGCGAGCGCGGCGCCGGCGGCCAGATACAGCCCGAGGTCGGCGGTGCGCGTAGTCACGAATGCGGTCAAACCATCCGATACCCGGTATTGGTCGCGCCACCAAAACCCGATCAGCGCATACGACGCCGCCCCCATCACTTCCCATCCCAACAGCAGTGCGGGCAGGGTCGCGGCGGTCACCGTCAGGATGGCAGCGGCGGCGAACACCAGCATCAACCCGTGAAAGCGGCCCCGCGCGTCGCGGATGTTTCCGGCAGAGAACATCAGCACCAAAAACGTCACCGTGGTGACCGCCGGCAGCACTGTCCCGGCCAGCGCGTCGACCCGAAGACCAAACGGTGCACCCGCCATGAAGGCAACCTGCACCGACGGCCGCGCGACGGCCACCACCACCGACACCGCGACGCACCCGAACGCGGTGGTCAACGAGACCACTTCGGTCCACCGAGCGTCGCGGCGGGAGATCAACAAGACGACTCCCACCGCGGCCGGCGTAGCGACCAGCAGCCACAGCAGCGCCGACATCACGGGCTGCTCATCCGGAGAGGTCGGCTGCAGTGTCGGTCATGTCGGCGCGACGCTCGCGGTGCAGCGCCGTGGCTATGGCGAATCCCATCGCCATCTCCACCGTCATGGCGGCGATGACCACCAGCAGCAACACCTGGCCGCTCGGTGCCGGCATGATGAACCACCAAAACCCCGCGGCGGCAAGGATGATCGCGTTGATCATCAACTCCAGGCCCATCATTACCATCACCACGACTTGCTGGGACAGCGCACCGTAGAGCCCGACACTGAACACCGCTGCGGCTACCAACAACACCGTTTGTAAGGTCACCGGCCCACCCCTCCGGGTTGCGGGTCGCGTCCGGGGCGGTGTGTGAGGTCATCACCGAAACGGTCGTAGCGGGTACGGGCGGCCGCCAACACGACCCCGGCCACGATCGTGGCGACCATGACCGGGCTGATCACCGCCATGGTGAGCATGTGCGGTCCCATCAGATTCTCGCCGAGCGCCATCGTGACGTCGCGCGCCGGCTCGCCTTGCCGGGCGGGCCAGTCGATCAGCAGAATCCCGCAAGCCAAAAACACAAAGGTGGCCGCGGCGGCGACCAGTGCGCGCCGGTTGTCGTGAACCATGCTCATCGGCATCAGCGCGGGGTTCATGCCCATGAACATGACCATGTAGACCGCCATCACCGCCATCTCCATCACCATCATCAAGATGGTGACCACGCCGATGTAGTTCTGCTGCAACAGCAGAACTACTACGCCAACCGCGATGAACGAGGCCGCCAGCGCATACGTGGCCCGCGCCATCGAATCGACCCAGAACACCGCGGCCCCGGCAGCGACGGCGATGACGGCGAGCAGCCAGAACACGATATGGACGATCATGGTGCGTCAACTCCTCCAGATGGCGATGACCGCCACCACTAGGTCTTGGGCCAACACGGCGGGTAGTAGCACGACCCAGCCGATCTCCATGAACTTGTCGGGGCGCAGCGCGGGCACCGCTCGGCGCAGCCAAACCAACAGGCTAAGCAGCGCAACGGTTTTGACGACCGACCACATCCAGTCGGGCAGCAGCGGCCCGGCGCCGCCGCCGAGGAACATCGGCACGGCGAACGCCGCGCCCGCCACCAGAACGGCGTAGCGGCCCGCAACAAACACCAGCCGGTCAACCCCGGACAGCTCGGCGGTCACGCCACCAGCGATGTCAGCTCCGAGTGCCGGCGCGAACGGGCCCCACACCGAAAACGCCAAGACACCAAGGCAATACGCCACGAATGCGACCGGCATCCAGACCACGAACCACAAATCGTGCTGGGCGGTGGCCACGTCGCCGACCCGCAGGCTGCCCGCGGCGATGGCGGGCGCGACGAGAGCGAACATCAACGGCAGTTCATAACCCAGCGCGTGAGCGAGGAACCGGTAGCCGCCGATCAGTGAATACACCGAATTGGGACCCCAGCCGGCCAGCCACACCACCGCCCACATCATCACGTCCACGGCGTTGACCCACATCACGCCGACATCAAGGTCCAGCAGCGTCCAGTGCCCCAGCG is drawn from Mycolicibacterium gilvum and contains these coding sequences:
- a CDS encoding DUF6262 family protein translates to MNEPALLRVERVCAELATSGQPITFTTVAEHAQISRATLYRDHQLRAIVDEHRTRQTDARTLTGLATEVAHLRTAVEALAAGVKRHEEQIRKLTKPPRR
- a CDS encoding DDE-type integrase/transposase/recombinase produces the protein MGGRFDTGELDRVWTSDITYLRTGEGWLYVCSVRDGCSRRVIGWALDNHMGTDLVESALSMAVAMRGEPADEVVFHADRGCQYTSAQLARFADQHNLARSVGRTGVCLLTG
- a CDS encoding complex I subunit 4 family protein, coding for MLSVIVFLPLAAALALLAAPRLGGRAANAMWAAVTAIDVALIVVVWARYDAPGINELAFEEQVPWIPGVNSSYHVGVDGLSLPLVVMTAVIFLACAVYGLRSEDRPRLQAALFLFLQSVSLGLFVAADLILFFVFFDLSIVAMYFVIAGWGHGDAARSALKFFLYTFLGSLALLVGFIGLYIAADPHTFDMVELAASTPLAGSPLAGGLVLAAILLGLAIKTPTVPFHTWLPPAHTDAPAVGSAVLAGVLLKMGTYGFVRVAMPMLPQAWREWAWPIIAVGVVSVLYGALVALAQSDLKRMIAYTSVNHMGYIVVAVGAAGLITSGTADAREVAVVGAVTQMVSHGLITAALFLLAGVFYERAGSYDMDSYGGLAGPAPKLAALFAVGAFASLGLPGFSGFIAEFQIFAGSIAAAPVTALALPGILITAALFLRALQRVFTGPTRGHAVGFTDLRVHETASVSILLVLSVAIGLVPRPLLDLIEPAAAALVALVGR
- the nrdR gene encoding transcriptional regulator NrdR, which translates into the protein MHCPFCRHPDSRVVDSRETDEGQAIRRRRSCPECGRRFTTVETAVLAVVKRSGVTEPFSREKVIRGVRRACQGRQVDDDALNKLAQQVEDAVRATGSPEVPANEVGLAILGPLRDLDEVAYLRFASVYRSFSSAEDFEREIEALRAHREVSARS
- a CDS encoding tyrosine-type recombinase/integrase → MSRRNTMLPEHDYAPTPETPAQIYAAYLVHLQRRDRGNTAYAQAARSFLRRWPRVQSWADIPLDEQLAANCSTRPFVTFLMVSRRLQPGYDYLVHRKLSSLWHELTDSCLQPDLDQFISAALELGFTERVASAIGSQIIARLLIQTGRPLTGLRESDLQELLHACHVRQERTGRGAKHYRSTTHSARQILFHLGILDTQARPAVTALTLEQRMVDVPVALRPAFVAYLNRKYATCVPKTVSSLATRLAHFGRYLAAADPSLTSLNQLDRRRHIEPFITSLTTATNSVTGEPITVADRIRRIHAVGNFLAEITEWGWDDAPPRRLIFRTDLPRPPRCLPRYLPVDSDRKLTAALAKSPYRLAADALLVQRACGLRIGELLDLELDCIHEIPGQGSWLKVPLGKLNSERMIPVDDEVLTLVDRITTTRSSGRPMIHPRTGAPADFLFTHHGKRLSQNAVREELNRAAQAASLGHITPHQLRHTYATALINAGVSLQALMALLGHVSTQMSLRYAHLFDHTVRTEYERALDLAKSHIGALPKTAVGLPITDITGTGWKDTPAIKSRLAGGYCLRAPAQGSCPYANICEHCPSFHTDSTHLAVLAAQRIDAQDLAADAEKRGWIDEAERHHNLVSRLDALITGSASA
- a CDS encoding tyrosine-type recombinase/integrase, whose amino-acid sequence is MTIQHQLRLQAGTDVAWVLSGPGCGKYALVNEYLRYLADRNYSPRTLRAYGYDLLAFCRWLGSVDVELSSVTTETVLDFMRHCRQTPIAGRPTNVVSMTGTRLDRYSSTTINHRLAALTGLFTFRELRDPGLRTPIPSGREARRVSAEERNGLLGHLVRPKRRSALRLREPRRLPRALNRRETAELLSSLRTWRDRALAGLMLLSGLRSGELLTLDVTDVDIGARWVKVMGKGAKERRVPLDVEVAGLIQTYLLVERPESDSNRLFLVAKGPHRGQPLTAAGLRTIFRYHRIKSGVLAGHPHALRHTFGTAMAEAGVDLAVMQALLGHAHIDTTARYIHLAPTHVKAEYDAARTRLRSHT
- a CDS encoding NADH-quinone oxidoreductase subunit N; protein product: MNPDAAMRPMLMAPEMVMFGAGLVALIAGSFLPRRRQWWVGVMVAAAQVGVVGVTVVQMAGPDQMAFEGAFSVDTATGVARIACAAGLLLIWAVAGAEMRDSPREAETYALLMFSAAGVLVLAGAEDLLLLVAGYFLASIPLYGLVGLVRSAAAAEAAMKAYLMGALFGILLMLGVTILYGLTGATRYPQLAMALGGVPAVAVAAGVVGVLAGLMFEAGGVPAHFWVPDAAQGASATAATFLTTVPKIGALVALYRLTTVLPDSLAWPVLIAVFAVASMTLGNLTAYWQHDPRRLLGWSTVSQVGYLLVPITVAGRSELALPSLLFYLAGYTVTNIAAFAVTAALPGHRDLDSYRGLARSRPWLAAALVVALLGLVGTPPTAVFIGKVTTAAAAWDGQFAWLAVVVFVNTLVSLYYYLRWIIPAFARPDTAGDADAPAAQHWPARAAVLAAALSLLLGIIAGPVWQLVS